The Pseudofrankia inefficax genome window below encodes:
- a CDS encoding TetR/AcrR family transcriptional regulator: protein MAMTTLDAATHRAGAGREKVVAAALDLFAERGVSATSLQMIADRLGVTKAAVYYHFKAKRDIVLAVVRPALAELGSVVEDAERERSQAVRTEQLLVGLVDLLIRNRRLYAILEGDLAVAQILATDPLLAPLGERLVDALVGPDPDPGQIVAANLFLAGLKSVGAGGAADIPDAELRGYILDCAHRLLRRRRQPTGRSGPS from the coding sequence ATGGCGATGACGACGCTGGACGCCGCGACGCACCGCGCCGGCGCCGGTCGCGAGAAGGTGGTGGCCGCCGCCCTCGACCTGTTCGCGGAACGCGGCGTCAGCGCCACGTCGCTGCAGATGATCGCCGATCGCCTGGGCGTCACCAAGGCCGCCGTCTACTACCACTTCAAGGCCAAGCGGGACATCGTCCTCGCCGTCGTGCGGCCCGCGCTCGCGGAGCTCGGTTCCGTGGTCGAGGACGCCGAACGGGAACGATCGCAGGCGGTGCGGACCGAGCAGCTGCTCGTCGGCCTCGTCGACCTGCTCATCCGCAACCGGCGGCTCTACGCGATCCTCGAGGGCGACCTCGCCGTGGCGCAGATCCTCGCCACCGATCCCTTACTCGCGCCCCTGGGCGAGCGGCTCGTCGACGCGCTCGTCGGCCCGGACCCCGACCCGGGCCAGATCGTGGCCGCCAACCTCTTCCTCGCCGGCCTCAAGAGCGTCGGGGCCGGCGGCGCGGCGGACATCCCCGACGCCGAGCTACGCGGCTACATCCTCGACTGCGCGCACCGGCTGCTCCGCCGCCGACGCCAGCCCACCGGCCGTTCCGGGCCGTCCTGA
- a CDS encoding MMPL family transporter produces MATYLYRLGRAAYRRRRLVVALWVLLLALAGVGAATLSGSTSDALSIPGTESQKAIDLLNGRMPGAGADTAAARVVFTLPAGSTGSLADPARQGAIEQAVQDLSHAPLVGRVTDPFTTVGGKWAAVSEDGRTAYASVNYTVQERDVTDAARNALFAAAGPARSAGLGVEFGGSATAGSAAQSATEVIGIAVAAVVLLITFGSFLAAGLPLLSALLGVAIGVCGISVATGFLHLSSSTSTLALMIGLAVGIDYALFITSRFRHELAAGEDGEQAAGRAVGTAGSAVVFAGLTVVIALAALTVAGIPFLTQMGLAAAGTVAIAVAIALTLLPAVFGFAGRRLAAAGPADGAASPARRRGRHLSRRFAGLRSRDPEADGNRPTMGERWARLAVRRRGWVVAAAVLGLGLVAAPVTSLRLGLPDDSTAAPSSTQRIAYDQLSNGFGAGFNGPLLLVVDLAHAGDRTAAVAKVAATIRALPDVTSVGPATFNKARDTATFSVTPGSGPSEAATEHLVHTIRSQAGALTAATGAVAMVTGTTAVNIDISEKLSAALIPYLAVVVGLAFVLLLLVFRSVLVPLKATLGFLLSVVATFGAVVAVFQWGWLKDLFGVSSTGPIVSMLPIFLVGVLFGLAMDYEVFLVTRMREEYVHGRGPDDAVTVGFRHGARVVTAAAIIMISVFAGFILSSEPIIQSVGFALAFGVLVDAFVVRMTLVPAVMSLLGRRAWWLPSWLDRRLPDIDVEGKRLDGPAALGPDAAGQPDAVATGTARETDGGLPSQRRATSGITIR; encoded by the coding sequence TTGGCCACCTACCTGTACCGACTGGGGCGAGCGGCGTACCGGCGCCGGCGTCTCGTGGTCGCGCTGTGGGTCCTGCTTCTCGCCCTCGCGGGGGTCGGTGCCGCGACGCTGTCCGGATCGACCTCGGACGCGCTGTCCATCCCGGGAACCGAGTCGCAGAAGGCGATCGACCTGCTCAATGGGCGGATGCCCGGCGCCGGCGCGGATACCGCCGCGGCCCGGGTGGTCTTCACCCTGCCGGCCGGCTCGACCGGCTCGCTGGCCGATCCGGCCCGGCAGGGGGCCATCGAGCAGGCGGTCCAGGACCTGTCCCACGCGCCGCTGGTCGGCCGGGTCACCGACCCGTTCACGACCGTCGGCGGGAAGTGGGCGGCGGTGTCCGAGGACGGCCGGACCGCCTACGCCAGCGTGAACTACACGGTCCAGGAGCGCGACGTCACCGACGCGGCCCGAAACGCGCTGTTCGCCGCGGCCGGCCCGGCCAGGTCGGCCGGCCTCGGCGTCGAGTTCGGCGGCTCGGCCACGGCGGGCTCGGCCGCCCAGAGCGCGACCGAGGTGATCGGCATCGCCGTCGCGGCGGTCGTGCTCCTGATCACCTTCGGGTCGTTCCTCGCCGCCGGGCTGCCGCTGCTGAGCGCGCTGCTCGGCGTGGCGATCGGCGTGTGCGGCATCTCGGTCGCCACCGGGTTCCTGCACCTGAGCTCCAGCACCTCGACGCTCGCCCTGATGATCGGCCTGGCCGTCGGGATCGACTACGCCCTGTTCATCACCTCGCGGTTCCGCCACGAGCTCGCGGCCGGCGAGGACGGCGAGCAGGCCGCCGGGCGCGCGGTCGGCACCGCCGGGTCGGCCGTGGTCTTCGCCGGCCTCACCGTCGTCATCGCGCTGGCCGCGCTCACGGTGGCGGGCATTCCGTTCCTCACTCAGATGGGGCTTGCCGCCGCCGGAACGGTCGCCATCGCCGTCGCGATCGCGCTGACCCTCCTGCCGGCCGTCTTCGGGTTCGCGGGCCGGCGGCTCGCGGCCGCCGGGCCGGCGGACGGCGCGGCGTCGCCCGCTCGGCGCCGTGGGCGCCACCTGTCCCGACGCTTCGCCGGACTGCGGTCGCGGGACCCGGAGGCCGACGGCAACCGGCCGACGATGGGCGAGAGGTGGGCAAGGCTGGCGGTCCGGCGCCGCGGCTGGGTGGTCGCGGCCGCGGTCCTCGGCCTCGGGCTCGTCGCGGCACCCGTCACCAGCCTGCGCCTCGGCCTGCCCGACGACAGCACGGCGGCGCCGTCCAGCACCCAGCGCATCGCCTATGACCAGCTCAGCAATGGTTTCGGTGCCGGATTCAACGGGCCGCTGCTGCTCGTCGTCGACCTGGCCCACGCCGGCGACCGCACCGCGGCCGTCGCCAAGGTGGCCGCGACGATCCGCGCGCTGCCGGACGTCACCTCGGTCGGTCCCGCCACCTTCAACAAGGCACGGGACACGGCGACGTTCTCGGTCACTCCTGGCAGCGGCCCGAGCGAGGCCGCGACCGAGCACCTGGTGCACACGATCCGGTCGCAGGCCGGCGCGCTCACGGCGGCCACCGGCGCGGTCGCCATGGTGACCGGCACGACCGCGGTCAACATCGACATCTCCGAGAAGCTCTCGGCCGCGCTCATCCCCTACCTCGCGGTGGTCGTCGGCCTGGCCTTCGTGCTGCTCCTGCTGGTCTTCCGCAGTGTCCTGGTGCCACTCAAGGCGACCCTCGGGTTCCTGCTGAGCGTGGTCGCGACCTTCGGCGCCGTCGTGGCCGTGTTCCAGTGGGGCTGGCTGAAGGACCTGTTCGGGGTCAGTTCCACCGGGCCGATCGTGAGTATGCTGCCGATCTTCCTCGTCGGGGTCCTGTTCGGCCTGGCCATGGACTACGAGGTCTTCCTGGTCACCCGGATGCGGGAGGAGTACGTGCACGGGCGCGGCCCGGACGACGCGGTGACCGTCGGGTTCCGGCACGGCGCCCGGGTGGTGACCGCGGCCGCGATCATCATGATCAGCGTGTTCGCCGGCTTCATCCTGTCCAGCGAGCCGATCATCCAGTCCGTCGGCTTCGCGCTCGCCTTCGGCGTGCTCGTCGACGCCTTCGTCGTCCGGATGACGCTCGTGCCGGCCGTGATGTCGCTGCTCGGCCGGCGCGCCTGGTGGCTGCCCAGCTGGCTCGACCGGCGGCTGCCGGACATCGACGTCGAGGGCAAACGCCTCGACGGCCCGGCGGCCCTCGGCCCGGACGCGGCCGGCCAGCCGGACGCCGTCGCCACGGGAACGGCCCGCGAGACCGACGGGGGCCTGCCCAGCCAGCGGCGGGCCACCAGCGGCATCACGATCCGGTAG
- a CDS encoding serine/threonine-protein kinase: MRRLGSQYVLHAPLGRGASGEVWRGVREADGSPVAVKILRAELTEDPEVVERFLRERRVLLGFEHPHLVRVRDLVAEGDTLAIVMDLVEGTDLRRYLRASGPLDPTAAVGLTDQVLDALTVVHGQGVVHRDVKPENILVDTTDPGRPQAMLTDFGIARLTYGAAITRRTGLIGTPRYMAPELSGQTRATPAADLYSLGIVLYELLSGRAPFDADHPIAMLRAHLEQSPAPLDGLPGTLWPTLARLLAKSPTDRPATAGEARVELTTALTATPSPGQATGPRLAVPVTGAVAGAAAAPPEHDETVLSPRPDGFPPPLGEMTSETALATPAPAPAAAGGPEADPAPARPAGARRPARLIWAAVLAAAVILTAGSWALAAAVGGDHGSGGATPLAATRPAATAPPATTATGDAVPAVGPSASAATGPASRPNHAQAADTPASGQVQPAEDDHATVPDVRKLSLDQASATLKQAGFGNLPYLYGCYADSPADTVVRQDPVSGTRAVRTDPVHLYLEANNCGTVPDVRGLTLDGAATSLKAHGLTNIPYVYKCLGSPTAGVVVSQAPAPGTNQLATEPVSLELQADNCARS, encoded by the coding sequence GTGCGCCGGCTTGGTTCCCAATACGTCCTGCACGCCCCACTGGGCCGTGGCGCGAGCGGCGAGGTCTGGCGCGGCGTCCGCGAGGCGGACGGCAGCCCGGTCGCCGTCAAGATCCTGCGGGCCGAGCTCACCGAGGACCCCGAGGTCGTCGAACGCTTCCTGCGCGAGCGCAGGGTGCTGCTCGGCTTCGAACACCCGCATCTCGTCAGGGTGCGTGACCTGGTCGCCGAGGGCGACACCCTGGCGATCGTCATGGACCTGGTCGAGGGCACCGACCTGAGGCGCTACCTGCGCGCGTCAGGACCGCTCGACCCGACGGCCGCGGTCGGGCTGACCGACCAGGTTCTGGACGCCCTCACCGTCGTGCACGGCCAGGGTGTGGTCCACCGGGACGTCAAGCCGGAGAACATCCTCGTCGACACCACCGATCCCGGCCGCCCCCAGGCGATGCTCACCGACTTCGGGATCGCCCGGCTCACCTACGGCGCGGCGATCACCCGGCGAACCGGCCTGATCGGTACCCCGCGATACATGGCGCCGGAGCTGTCCGGGCAGACGCGGGCCACCCCCGCCGCCGACCTGTACAGCCTCGGCATCGTCCTCTACGAGCTGCTCAGCGGCCGGGCGCCGTTCGACGCCGACCATCCGATCGCGATGCTGCGCGCGCACCTGGAGCAGTCGCCCGCGCCGCTCGACGGCCTGCCCGGGACACTGTGGCCCACGCTCGCACGGCTGCTCGCCAAGAGCCCGACCGACCGTCCGGCGACGGCCGGCGAGGCCCGCGTCGAGCTCACGACCGCGCTGACCGCCACCCCGTCCCCCGGCCAGGCCACCGGCCCGCGCCTAGCCGTCCCCGTTACCGGTGCCGTCGCCGGTGCGGCGGCCGCACCGCCCGAGCACGACGAGACCGTCCTGTCGCCCCGGCCCGACGGGTTCCCGCCGCCGCTGGGCGAGATGACGTCCGAGACCGCGCTCGCCACGCCGGCTCCCGCGCCCGCCGCGGCGGGCGGCCCGGAAGCCGATCCCGCGCCCGCTCGGCCGGCCGGCGCGAGGCGCCCCGCGCGGCTGATCTGGGCGGCGGTCCTCGCGGCGGCCGTCATCCTCACCGCCGGGTCGTGGGCCCTCGCGGCGGCCGTCGGCGGCGATCACGGCTCGGGCGGCGCCACGCCCCTCGCGGCCACACGCCCCGCCGCCACGGCCCCGCCGGCCACGACCGCGACTGGTGACGCCGTCCCGGCTGTCGGGCCGAGCGCCTCGGCCGCCACCGGCCCGGCCAGCCGGCCCAACCACGCGCAGGCCGCCGACACCCCGGCCTCGGGGCAGGTCCAGCCGGCCGAGGACGACCACGCGACCGTGCCCGACGTACGGAAGCTGAGCCTCGACCAGGCCTCCGCCACCCTGAAGCAGGCCGGGTTCGGCAACCTGCCCTACCTGTACGGCTGCTACGCGGACAGCCCCGCCGACACCGTCGTCCGCCAGGACCCGGTGTCCGGTACCCGCGCCGTGCGCACCGACCCGGTCCACCTCTACCTGGAGGCGAACAACTGCGGGACGGTCCCCGACGTCCGCGGCCTGACCCTCGACGGCGCGGCCACCTCCCTCAAGGCCCACGGGCTCACCAACATCCCGTACGTGTACAAGTGCCTGGGCTCGCCGACCGCCGGCGTCGTCGTCAGCCAGGCTCCCGCCCCCGGCACGAACCAGCTCGCCACCGAACCCGTCAGCCTCGAACTGCAGGCCGACAACTGCGCCCGGTCCTGA
- a CDS encoding putative bifunctional diguanylate cyclase/phosphodiesterase — protein sequence MGDGAAVSARAGSGARRFAVATVVYSLVLMLCAVILPVDQALALLRVSLSVGLLGGGGLCLWAASRQRGVERLWRALMGAMLLGGALIGTLVLLGNLGTERAIPTPKNGVLLVAPILPWLCGLAGLMLYPADPYDIGLRGRDALPGRRWHLVAALDSVIVTGALALIAWILVLDRALGAGPRSSAIYYFISTGIGQTLVVAVILLAAFRRPRRPLGLLLLGGGELAFALSTLASLYSAIHGLGDSRPVLNLGMAVGPLLIAGATLLPPAPAPPAATAVGPLSETADTGARRRWWHAALPYVPLPVAAAVTLTHLPRQPGMPREVWALLALFLLALIRQMITMADNTNLVTRVEEDRLALRRQAFHDPLTGLANRALFADRLAQALARRDRAPNRLALLYCDLDDFKHINDALGHAAGDELLRVTAARLLGAVRGSDTVARLGGDEFAILLEPLADDPEQISRRVGDAIRAPITVADSECTVRASLGLVVVEPDSGPISPEALLHRADVAMYTAKTNAAGTLTIYGPELLGPRSPSALRAALGAALRGDRAGGTLDVDYRPIVDLASRVTVAHEARLTWMHPDLGPVQPSRLVVVARSAGLVPALDSQLLRAACGHASVLRGQAGGPVPVHVVISAERFADEATTREVLEALDVTGTSPGDLVLGVEATSQAPDLAAAARELDHLRALGMSVSLAHLGRYDTSLAALRVLPADIVVLDPSFTEVVVGSRHEPRTAILLNALLTAVRQLGLTVVAAGVDDEAAAARVRELGCALASGRLFGGVRTGRSCRPAVRG from the coding sequence ATGGGTGATGGTGCGGCAGTCTCGGCGCGGGCCGGTAGCGGCGCGCGGCGGTTCGCCGTCGCCACGGTCGTCTACTCGCTGGTGCTGATGCTGTGCGCGGTCATCCTGCCGGTCGATCAGGCGTTGGCCCTGCTGCGGGTCAGCCTGTCCGTCGGTCTGCTGGGCGGAGGCGGACTGTGCCTGTGGGCGGCGAGCCGCCAACGCGGCGTGGAACGGCTCTGGCGCGCGCTGATGGGAGCGATGCTGCTAGGCGGGGCCCTCATCGGCACCCTCGTCCTGCTCGGCAACCTGGGCACCGAACGCGCCATCCCGACGCCGAAGAACGGCGTCCTGCTGGTGGCCCCGATCCTGCCCTGGCTGTGCGGGCTGGCCGGGCTGATGCTCTATCCGGCCGATCCCTACGACATAGGCCTGCGCGGGAGGGACGCGCTGCCGGGCCGGCGCTGGCATCTCGTGGCCGCGCTCGACAGCGTGATCGTGACCGGGGCGCTCGCGCTGATCGCCTGGATCCTCGTGCTCGACCGTGCTCTCGGCGCCGGGCCACGGTCCTCGGCGATCTATTACTTCATCTCCACCGGCATCGGCCAGACGCTCGTCGTGGCGGTGATCCTCCTCGCGGCGTTCCGGCGGCCGCGCCGTCCGCTCGGGTTGCTGCTGCTCGGGGGCGGTGAGCTGGCCTTCGCCCTGTCGACGCTCGCCTCGCTGTATTCCGCGATCCACGGCCTGGGCGACAGCCGGCCGGTGCTGAACCTCGGGATGGCCGTCGGGCCCCTCCTGATCGCGGGAGCGACCCTGCTGCCGCCGGCTCCCGCGCCCCCGGCGGCCACCGCGGTGGGGCCGCTGTCAGAAACCGCCGACACGGGCGCTCGGCGGCGCTGGTGGCACGCGGCGCTGCCCTACGTCCCGCTGCCGGTCGCCGCCGCGGTGACGCTGACGCACCTGCCGAGACAGCCCGGAATGCCGCGCGAGGTGTGGGCCCTGCTGGCGCTTTTCCTGCTGGCCCTGATCCGCCAGATGATCACGATGGCGGACAACACGAACCTCGTCACCCGCGTCGAGGAGGATCGGCTCGCCCTGCGCCGCCAGGCGTTCCACGACCCGCTGACGGGCCTGGCGAACCGGGCCCTGTTCGCCGACCGGCTCGCCCAGGCGCTCGCCCGGCGGGACCGGGCGCCGAACCGGCTGGCGCTGCTCTACTGCGATCTGGACGACTTCAAGCACATCAACGACGCGCTCGGTCATGCGGCCGGCGACGAGTTGCTGCGGGTCACCGCCGCCCGGCTGCTGGGCGCGGTGCGCGGCAGCGACACGGTGGCGAGGCTCGGCGGCGACGAGTTCGCCATCCTGCTGGAGCCGCTGGCCGACGACCCCGAACAGATCAGCCGCCGGGTCGGCGACGCGATCCGCGCGCCGATCACCGTCGCGGACAGTGAGTGCACCGTCCGGGCGAGCCTCGGGCTGGTCGTCGTGGAGCCGGACAGCGGCCCGATCAGTCCGGAGGCACTGCTGCACCGGGCCGACGTCGCCATGTACACCGCGAAGACGAACGCTGCCGGGACGCTGACGATCTACGGGCCGGAGCTGCTCGGCCCGCGTTCGCCCAGCGCCCTGCGCGCGGCGCTGGGCGCCGCACTGCGCGGCGACCGGGCCGGGGGCACGCTCGACGTCGACTATCGGCCGATCGTCGACCTCGCCAGCCGGGTGACCGTCGCGCACGAGGCCCGGCTCACCTGGATGCATCCCGACCTGGGCCCGGTGCAGCCGAGCCGACTGGTTGTCGTGGCCCGGTCGGCGGGCCTTGTCCCCGCGCTGGACAGCCAGTTGCTGCGCGCGGCCTGCGGGCACGCCTCCGTGCTGCGCGGCCAGGCCGGCGGACCGGTGCCGGTGCATGTCGTGATCTCCGCGGAGCGGTTCGCCGACGAGGCGACGACCCGCGAGGTGCTGGAGGCCCTCGACGTCACGGGCACGAGTCCGGGGGATCTGGTGCTCGGCGTCGAGGCGACCTCCCAGGCGCCGGACCTGGCCGCGGCGGCACGCGAGCTCGATCACCTGCGCGCGCTGGGCATGTCGGTCTCGCTGGCCCATCTGGGCCGCTACGACACGTCCCTGGCCGCGTTGCGCGTCCTGCCGGCGGACATCGTCGTGCTGGATCCGTCGTTCACCGAGGTGGTCGTCGGCAGCCGGCACGAGCCGCGGACCGCCATCCTGCTCAATGCCCTGCTGACGGCTGTTCGCCAGCTGGGCCTGACGGTGGTCGCCGCCGGGGTGGACGACGAGGCGGCGGCCGCCCGCGTCCGCGAGCTCGGCTGCGCGCTCGCGTCCGGACGCCTGTTCGGCGGGGTCAGGACCGGGCGCAGTTGTCGGCCTGCAGTTCGAGGCTGA
- a CDS encoding TetR/AcrR family transcriptional regulator: MTGGRRRSESSRLAILDAARDLLLERGYERLTIDAIAARAGVGKQTIYRWWGSKGAVVADAALEGGLAPPLVAPPDTGDIEADLRAWLRDWTSRLASGVGTSLILALTAATAEDHAVADVLYERFTAPHEQLLRDRLELARVAGQLGPQAPVPTIAGVLIGSLLYRVLSRQEPPTADDADLVVRVVLGGAGG; this comes from the coding sequence ATGACAGGCGGGCGGCGGCGCAGTGAGAGCTCGCGGCTCGCGATCCTCGACGCGGCCCGTGACCTGCTGCTCGAACGCGGGTACGAGCGGCTGACGATCGACGCCATCGCTGCCCGAGCCGGCGTCGGCAAGCAGACGATCTACCGCTGGTGGGGCTCGAAGGGTGCCGTCGTCGCCGACGCGGCACTGGAGGGCGGCCTCGCGCCGCCGCTGGTCGCGCCGCCCGACACGGGGGACATCGAGGCCGACCTGCGGGCCTGGCTGCGCGACTGGACGTCGCGGCTGGCCTCCGGCGTGGGCACCAGCCTCATCCTCGCCCTCACCGCGGCCACGGCGGAGGACCATGCCGTCGCCGACGTGCTGTACGAGCGGTTCACCGCGCCACACGAGCAGCTGTTGCGCGACCGGCTGGAGCTGGCCCGGGTGGCGGGGCAGCTCGGGCCGCAGGCCCCGGTGCCGACGATCGCCGGCGTGCTCATCGGCTCGTTGCTCTACCGCGTGCTCAGCCGGCAGGAACCACCGACGGCCGACGACGCCGACCTGGTCGTGCGGGTGGTCCTCGGCGGCGCGGGCGGCTGA
- a CDS encoding SDR family oxidoreductase — protein sequence MPNEVLVVIGTGGMGAAVAHRVGTGKAVLLADYDETALSAVAEVLRDEGQRVTTQVVDVSSRESVYALARAAAALGPVRHVVHTAGLSPAQAPVDAILKVDLLGTALVLDAFAEVIAVGGAGVMISSMSGYLAPPPAREIEAALANTATDELLALPFTAADAFPSPGYAYSFAKRANQLRVRAASVAWGGRGARVNSISPGVISTKMGQQELATESGAGMRAMVAASGTGRLGSPDDIAAAAEFLLSDAASFVTGIDLLVDGGAVAAVSTGRVDLFAGRS from the coding sequence ATGCCGAACGAGGTACTGGTGGTCATCGGCACGGGGGGCATGGGCGCCGCCGTCGCCCATCGCGTCGGCACCGGCAAGGCGGTGCTGCTGGCCGACTACGACGAGACCGCGCTGAGCGCCGTCGCCGAGGTCCTGCGCGACGAGGGCCAGCGGGTGACGACGCAGGTCGTGGACGTCTCGTCCCGGGAGTCGGTGTACGCGCTCGCGCGGGCCGCCGCGGCCCTCGGCCCGGTCCGGCACGTCGTCCACACCGCCGGGCTCTCCCCCGCGCAGGCGCCGGTCGACGCGATCCTGAAGGTCGACCTGCTCGGCACCGCGCTGGTGCTCGACGCGTTCGCCGAGGTCATCGCGGTGGGCGGCGCAGGCGTGATGATCTCCAGCATGTCCGGCTACCTCGCTCCCCCGCCGGCCCGCGAGATCGAGGCCGCCCTCGCCAACACCGCGACCGACGAGCTGCTGGCGCTGCCGTTCACGGCCGCCGACGCGTTCCCGAGCCCGGGCTACGCCTACTCCTTCGCGAAGCGGGCCAACCAGCTGCGGGTGCGGGCGGCGAGCGTCGCGTGGGGCGGGCGGGGCGCCCGGGTCAACTCGATCAGCCCCGGTGTCATCTCGACCAAGATGGGCCAGCAGGAGCTCGCGACCGAGTCGGGCGCCGGCATGCGCGCGATGGTGGCGGCCTCCGGGACCGGCCGGCTCGGCTCGCCGGACGACATCGCCGCCGCCGCCGAGTTCCTCCTGTCGGACGCGGCCTCGTTCGTCACCGGGATCGACCTGCTGGTCGACGGCGGAGCTGTCGCCGCGGTCTCGACGGGCCGGGTCGACCTGTTCGCCGGGAGGAGCTGA
- a CDS encoding SDR family oxidoreductase → MQVDLAGKVALVTGASQGIGAAIARAFAENGAKVMLSSRKREGLEKAAASIDGEVAIHPAHAGSPAAAEETVAAALATFGRLDILVNNAATSPYAGPLIDIDLPRFDKTVEVNLRAPLVWTQQAWRQWQSEHGGSVLNIASIGAMKYGGPIGAYDMTKAGLVHLTKHLATELGPRVRVNALAPGLVQTNFARYLWEGRGADPAEAAWPWPMARLGQPADIASAALWLSSEHAGWITGEVLVVDGGSLLGSGVTPAG, encoded by the coding sequence GTGCAGGTTGATCTCGCCGGCAAGGTCGCGCTCGTCACTGGGGCGTCGCAGGGCATCGGTGCCGCCATCGCGAGGGCGTTCGCCGAGAACGGCGCCAAGGTGATGCTGAGCTCGCGCAAGCGGGAGGGCCTGGAGAAGGCGGCGGCCTCGATCGACGGCGAGGTCGCGATCCACCCGGCGCACGCCGGCAGTCCGGCGGCTGCCGAGGAGACCGTCGCCGCGGCCCTCGCGACGTTCGGCCGCCTCGACATCCTGGTCAACAACGCCGCCACCAGCCCGTACGCGGGCCCGCTGATCGACATCGACCTGCCGCGGTTCGACAAGACCGTCGAGGTCAACCTGCGCGCGCCGCTCGTCTGGACCCAGCAGGCCTGGCGGCAGTGGCAGTCCGAGCACGGCGGCAGCGTCCTGAACATCGCCTCGATCGGCGCGATGAAGTACGGCGGCCCGATCGGCGCCTACGACATGACCAAGGCCGGTCTGGTCCACCTGACCAAGCACCTCGCGACCGAGCTCGGGCCACGTGTCCGGGTCAACGCCCTCGCCCCGGGCCTCGTCCAGACCAACTTCGCCCGTTACCTGTGGGAGGGCAGAGGCGCGGACCCGGCCGAGGCCGCCTGGCCCTGGCCGATGGCGCGACTGGGCCAGCCCGCGGACATCGCGTCGGCTGCCCTGTGGCTGTCCAGCGAGCACGCGGGCTGGATCACCGGGGAGGTCCTCGTCGTGGACGGCGGCTCCCTGCTCGGCTCGGGGGTCACCCCGGCGGGCTGA